A stretch of DNA from Dokdonia sp. PRO95:
CACTGGGATGCGCTCCATAAACGAATGACATGGCTATTACAATACATGCAGATAGTGCTAGTTGTAAATTTTTAGGGAGCCTAGACATTAGTAATTAAACGAGACGTTTTGCAATACGATCTTTTGCCAGTTGTAAGATAGTATGAAACTGATCTTCAATATTAGTTTCTGTATTGTCTATCTCAATAGCATCAGCTGCTTTTACGAGTGGAGAATCTTCACGAGTAGTATCTATATGATCTCGCTCTACTACGTTAGAAAGTACAGCATCATAACTCACTTTATCACCTCTTTCTACAAGTTCATTGTACCGACGTTTTGCACGCTCCTCTGCACTGGCAGTCATAAATATTTTGAGCTCAGCTTTAGGAAATACTACGGTACCTATATCACGACCATCCATTACGATTCCTTTTTCTTCTCCCATGCGTTGCTGTTGCTCTACAAGTTTAGCACGCACTTCAGATATAGTAGCTATAGGGCTTACAAAGGAAGAAACCTCGAGGGTTCTGATGTACTTCTCGACACTCTTGCCATTAAGACAAACCTCTGCTTTTCCAGAAGCGGTATCTCTTGTAAATGAAATCTTAATATCATCAAGCCTTTTTACTAACGTTTCTTTGTCAAAAAAACCATCAGAGATAAGGCTATTTTCCATTGCATATAGGGTCACTGCACGATACATCGCACCCGTATCTACGTAAATGTATTCTAGCCACTCTGCAAGTTGTTTGGCTACTGTACTTTTTCCTGTGGATGAATATCCGTCTATGGCAATGGTAATTTTCAAGAGTATGTATTTTACACAAAAATAGGAAAACGTATGCTAGTGCTTACCATATAGATTTAAAGATTATTTCTACTAGTATAGATGAGCATACTCGCTTCTTTAAATAGAAGAAAGCGACACCATGACTCGCTAGCCCCGATTGCAATGAAAATCCCGCAGTGTAGCGATAGCGCAACGAGGAATTGTAATGAAAAGCGGGAAACCACCTTGCAAATATGCTCAAAATGGACTGCTCCTAAAATTGAAAAGAATTATTGTAAATCGATGCCTAGTCCAAAGAAACTACTAGCAGCGGCACTGTTATAACGAGCATATGCATAATTGAAACGCATCTTGTTAATCTTAATCCCAAAGCCTGCACTGATACCCGCAAAACTACGCTGATTGATAATACGCAACTCCTCACTCCTACGGAAGTTGTAGCCCAGTCGCACATTAAAACCTCCTTTAGGAAACAACTCTACACCCACAATCGCGTGACGTATTACGTTATCAAGAAGTCCTATTTTTTCTGTGGTGGTATTGCCGTCAAGATCTGTGGTACCTCTAGCTTCATTCTCAAAAGCGATGTTCCATAATTGCAGGTTTTCTAGCGTCACGTGCCAGCGTATAGGCACGTTAGGTAATATCTGAGAAATACCAGCATCAATCTCTAGCGGAAGCTTCTCAAAAGTATCTACATAAGGTGTAAACTGAGTTCCTATATTGCGTACTACTACTGCTGCGTTGAGATCCCAATCTTCATAATTATAGGTAAGTCCAAGATCTACCGCTCCTCCCGCCGAAGAATACTCGGCTAGTGTGGAGGTGATTAATTTTACATTTGCACCTACATAAAAATCTGAGTACGGAATATTAATCGCATAACCCAATGAAAGCGACGCCTCACTACCACCAAAATCTCCAGTTGCATTCCCATTCTCATCCCTACCATCAAAGGTTCCATAATTTACATAGGTGATTCCCGCATGCAAGACTTGCGTGCGTCTATCCCATAAATAGGCATAAGAGGCGGTACCGTAATTGATATCTGCCAGATAGTTTACATAGTTTACAGAAAGCTGATTATCCATCCTGTAATTAATGTTGGCTGGATTATAGAGCGCAGAGTCTGGGTCGTAATCGTAGTTTGTAATGATTTTTCCTCCTAAAGCAGCTTGTCTAGGTGATGACATCAAGTTGAGAAACTGATAGGTAGCACGTCCCCCTAACTGGCTATATGCCGTTAGTGAACACGTAAACAACAATAAAAAGAAGCTCTTTTTCATTAATCAGTACTGCATCATGATACTTAACGATTGCAATGATAGTATATTTTGAGAGGGATGGGAAATAATTAGAACTATAGGATAAATAAAAAGGGAAACTCGTGATGAGTTTCCCTTTTTATGGTTTAACGCTTTCGCGAAAATTTGATAAACTATCCTTAAGCTAGTTTTTTTGCATTTTTTACTTTTTGCTTAGTAAGTGCTAGTTCTAACACCTCGCTCATGTCACTTACATAGTGGAATGTTAAGCCCTTTAAGTAGTCTTGTTTGATCTCTTCTATATCGCGACGGTTCTGCTCACATAAGAGTATCTCCTTAATTTTAGCACGCTTTGCTGCAAGAATCTTTTCTTTGATTCCTCCTACTGGCAGTACTTTGCCTCTTAAGGTAATCTCACCTGTCATCGCTAGATTTTTCTTCACTTTACGTTGTGTAAATAAAGAAACTAAAGATGTAAGCATAGTGATACCTGCACTAGGTCCATCTTTAGGAGTTGCTCCTTCTGGTACGTGAATGTGTACATTATACTTATCAAAGATGGTAGGCTCTAACCCTAGAATCTCGGCGTTTGCTTTAATGTACTCCATGGCTATGGTAGCACTCTCCTTCATCACTTTACCTAAGTTTCCTGTGATAGATAGTGTCCCCTTGCCCTTTGATAAAGCAGATTCTATAAATAAGATATCGCCTCCTACTCTCGTCCATGCAAGTCCTGTAACTACTCCGGCAACTTCGTTATTTTCATACTTGTTGCGTTCCATTTTTGGAGAGCCTAGTATCTCAATAACATCTTCATTAGATATTTTCACATTGTACTCTTCTTCCATCGCGAGATTTTTTGCCCCGTAACGCACCATTTTTGCAACTTGCTTTTCTAGGCCACGTACTCCAGATTCTCTTGTATATCCTTCTACAATTTTTTCTAGTTGTGGCTTAGCTATTTTAAGTTGGTCATCTGTCATACCATGCTCTTTAAGCTGCTTAGGTAGTAAGTGACGTTTTGCAATCTCTGTCTTCTCTTCTATCGTATATCCAGTAACGTTTATAATCTCCATACGATCTAACAAAGCTGGTTGTATGGTATTTAAACTATTTGAAGTAGCGATAAACATCACTTTAGAAAGGTCATACCCCATCTCAAGGAAGTTATCG
This window harbors:
- the cmk gene encoding (d)CMP kinase — encoded protein: MLLKITIAIDGYSSTGKSTVAKQLAEWLEYIYVDTGAMYRAVTLYAMENSLISDGFFDKETLVKRLDDIKISFTRDTASGKAEVCLNGKSVEKYIRTLEVSSFVSPIATISEVRAKLVEQQQRMGEEKGIVMDGRDIGTVVFPKAELKIFMTASAEERAKRRYNELVERGDKVSYDAVLSNVVERDHIDTTREDSPLVKAADAIEIDNTETNIEDQFHTILQLAKDRIAKRLV
- the porQ gene encoding type IX secretion system protein PorQ; amino-acid sequence: MKKSFFLLLFTCSLTAYSQLGGRATYQFLNLMSSPRQAALGGKIITNYDYDPDSALYNPANINYRMDNQLSVNYVNYLADINYGTASYAYLWDRRTQVLHAGITYVNYGTFDGRDENGNATGDFGGSEASLSLGYAINIPYSDFYVGANVKLITSTLAEYSSAGGAVDLGLTYNYEDWDLNAAVVVRNIGTQFTPYVDTFEKLPLEIDAGISQILPNVPIRWHVTLENLQLWNIAFENEARGTTDLDGNTTTEKIGLLDNVIRHAIVGVELFPKGGFNVRLGYNFRRSEELRIINQRSFAGISAGFGIKINKMRFNYAYARYNSAAASSFFGLGIDLQ